Proteins encoded in a region of the Teredinibacter purpureus genome:
- a CDS encoding glycoside hydrolase family 3 protein, with product MISKTSFNALTSAALVTALLFGCSQGNNNEATNNDVTPPKLTAKWPTVSLPIAYNPEVEQQIQEMVSAMSLEQKIGQMMQPSIDHVTPEDVTQYYLGSVLNGGGMYPNKDRHAKAEDWMTLADAYWDASLNMPEGVPAIPLIWGTDAVHGHNNVVGATLFPHNSALGAANNPALVKRIGQAVALEVVATGIDWNFAPTTAVAKNLRWGRTYESFSESPGIVAELSAAMVLGLQGEPNTTNFLAYNHVIATAKHFIGDGATTRGDDQGKTELTEQELINQHLTGYLSTLSSGAQTVMASYSSWQGIPMHAHNYLLTDVLKEHLGFDGFVISDWNAIGHVEGCTRDNCATAINAGVDMLMVPAKPDWPNMITNTIAQVKSGEIAMSRIDDAVTRILRVKVRAGLFKGLRPSSRSAYTHGEYLSTGSHRGLAREAVRESLVLLKNNNNLLPLSANKHLLIAGNAANDVAMQSGGWTISWQGDDTSPEDFPAATSIYKGMLYTTRSAGGKVTLSETGDYTERPDAAIVVFGEEPFAEMRGDLENLKTFDYNRQYSEALSILKKLQADGIPTVSVFISGRPRLVTKELNASDAFVMAWLPGSEGQGIADVLLEGADPAHPFKGRLPFAWPSEPCPNTDGSLNNPLFPFSFGLTYQSQQQTPAFDENYTPFTHGCDLPETLNDITTYTVNNDDWKLHLELKSLEKVAVTDSTTWQGLTASIVRSEARTFEQIDLTWKDAPRNNAVLQDGLVHSMVPNLVAGHALTFDLNIAQAADQKVWLKMECGHLCSQQIDVTQALKTLPKNTWKTVYVPLECVANHRTDLAKINSIFRIDSSGNFNVSLKNIAVGPVSGENALNLCQ from the coding sequence GTGATATCGAAAACGAGTTTTAACGCATTAACCTCTGCCGCATTGGTTACAGCCCTCTTATTTGGCTGCTCTCAAGGTAACAATAATGAGGCCACGAATAACGACGTAACGCCGCCTAAACTAACCGCCAAATGGCCCACAGTTTCGCTGCCAATCGCTTACAATCCCGAGGTAGAACAACAGATTCAGGAAATGGTTAGCGCCATGAGCCTTGAGCAAAAAATCGGTCAAATGATGCAACCGTCTATCGACCACGTCACCCCCGAAGATGTCACGCAATATTACCTAGGCTCCGTCTTAAATGGCGGTGGCATGTACCCCAACAAAGACCGTCACGCAAAAGCAGAAGATTGGATGACGCTCGCCGACGCCTACTGGGACGCGTCGCTGAATATGCCAGAAGGCGTACCCGCTATTCCTCTCATTTGGGGTACCGATGCCGTACATGGTCACAATAATGTTGTCGGCGCAACACTGTTCCCACACAACAGTGCATTGGGCGCCGCTAACAACCCCGCGCTGGTGAAGCGAATAGGCCAAGCCGTTGCATTAGAGGTAGTCGCAACCGGTATCGATTGGAATTTCGCACCCACCACCGCTGTCGCGAAGAATTTACGCTGGGGTCGCACCTATGAGAGCTTTAGCGAAAGCCCCGGTATAGTCGCCGAACTCTCGGCAGCAATGGTATTAGGGTTACAAGGCGAACCCAATACCACTAATTTCTTAGCCTATAACCACGTTATCGCTACAGCGAAACACTTTATTGGTGATGGCGCGACCACCCGAGGTGATGACCAAGGAAAAACAGAATTAACCGAACAGGAACTGATTAACCAGCACCTTACTGGTTACCTTTCCACGCTAAGCTCCGGTGCCCAAACGGTAATGGCCTCCTATAGCAGCTGGCAAGGCATTCCCATGCATGCGCATAACTATCTGTTAACCGATGTACTAAAAGAGCATCTTGGTTTTGATGGATTTGTTATCAGTGACTGGAACGCCATTGGACATGTTGAAGGCTGTACTCGCGATAACTGTGCCACCGCTATTAACGCCGGTGTCGACATGCTGATGGTTCCCGCCAAACCCGATTGGCCCAACATGATTACCAACACCATCGCACAAGTAAAGAGCGGCGAAATTGCCATGAGCCGCATCGACGATGCCGTAACACGGATATTGCGCGTGAAGGTACGCGCAGGCTTGTTTAAAGGGTTACGCCCCTCGTCTCGTAGTGCCTATACCCATGGGGAATACCTTTCTACAGGCTCACACAGAGGGCTTGCGCGTGAAGCCGTACGTGAATCTTTGGTGCTGTTAAAAAACAATAATAACCTGCTACCACTATCGGCCAATAAACACCTTTTAATCGCCGGTAACGCCGCCAACGACGTTGCTATGCAAAGTGGTGGCTGGACAATAAGCTGGCAAGGTGACGACACCAGCCCAGAAGATTTTCCCGCGGCCACGAGCATTTATAAAGGTATGCTTTACACTACACGCTCTGCGGGCGGTAAAGTCACTCTTAGCGAAACAGGCGATTATACCGAACGCCCAGACGCCGCAATTGTTGTTTTTGGTGAAGAGCCCTTCGCGGAAATGCGTGGTGATTTGGAGAATTTAAAAACGTTCGACTACAATCGACAGTACAGCGAAGCGCTCTCAATTTTGAAAAAACTACAAGCCGATGGCATTCCAACGGTATCCGTCTTTATTTCAGGCCGCCCCCGCCTTGTCACCAAAGAGCTTAACGCCTCAGACGCATTTGTTATGGCATGGCTACCGGGCTCCGAAGGCCAAGGCATTGCCGACGTATTGCTTGAGGGCGCAGACCCCGCTCACCCTTTTAAAGGGCGCCTTCCCTTCGCGTGGCCGTCTGAGCCTTGCCCCAATACCGATGGCAGCCTTAACAACCCATTATTTCCGTTTAGTTTCGGTTTAACTTATCAATCACAACAACAAACACCTGCCTTCGATGAAAACTACACCCCGTTTACCCATGGATGCGATTTACCCGAAACGCTCAACGACATAACCACTTACACGGTTAACAATGACGACTGGAAGCTCCATCTCGAACTAAAAAGCCTTGAAAAAGTTGCCGTTACCGATAGCACAACATGGCAAGGTTTAACGGCCTCTATCGTGCGCTCGGAGGCCCGTACATTTGAACAGATTGATTTGACGTGGAAAGACGCACCACGCAACAACGCCGTTTTGCAAGATGGTCTCGTGCATTCCATGGTACCCAATTTAGTGGCTGGTCATGCACTGACATTTGACCTCAATATCGCCCAAGCCGCCGATCAGAAAGTCTGGTTAAAAATGGAATGCGGACACCTATGCTCTCAACAGATAGACGTCACCCAAGCCTTAAAAACATTACCGAAAAACACTTGGAAAACGGTATATGTTCCACTTGAATGCGTCGCCAACCACCGTACAGACCTCGCGAAAATTAACAGTATTTTCCGTATAGATTCCTCCGGTAACTTTAATGTAAGCCTTAAAAATATCGCCGTAGGCCCAGTGTCAGGAGAAAACGCCCTTAATCTTTGCCAATAG
- a CDS encoding methyl-accepting chemotaxis protein → MKTWFMNLTLAQKLISVLLLVGLVPMILVSFIASTVATQQLEQQAFDQLKSVREIKSSAIERYFEQVHSQIVIMAKTPMVSNAAGAFSRSFNRIINSENYGEEELSVFKQNISQYYAQEFAQKYSADNDGAAIDTNALIANLSDTAIVAQARYITENPHPLGEKHLYDGATGRSVYHRVHRKYHDNFRNFIKEFGFYDLFIVDAETGSIVYSVFKELDFGTSLLDGPYAATNFGDSFREALALPEGKSILKDFASYTPSYEAPASFIATPIYYNDKLTSVLIFQMPLEPINTIMGERSGMGKSGESYLVGQDYLMRSDAYLDLKNRSVVASFRHPKEGSVRTEAVERALQGESAERIIRDYNNNAVLSSYSRIDFGDFSWVSIAEIDVSEAFFGVTALKWTMAIIALLGAVIIAAFAFYISKLVSSPILLLGKTIQRVEREGNFQLVIKNDFQDEIGDTSRAFNSLLSNLSSSITGTNIVLEELGKGNYSESVGEHYPGQLGTLTHGVNAATQQVKVANDEQLKQQKIANENAESAEHSAKKAEAQATETLIIKQALDVSATGVMIADADFNIVYMNKSVSELMLDAEADIKTAISSFNPHALMGANIDIFHQNPSHQRSLLAGLKENFKTNLSIGALDFNLSATPIRDNNNTFLGAVVEWENITQELSRQKEERRIADENARIRQALDSSSTSTMIADADYNIIYTNGSLTAMMKNAEPELKAHLGRFNANKLMGENMDVFHKDPSHQRAILSRLTTTYSSNVQAGERSFSLTANPINNHNGERIGTVVEWLDRTNEVAIEHEVNGIINAAAAGDFSKTISMEGKVGFFRNISEGLNRVMMTTNVALDDIIRIFSSLANGDLSQTIDRNYEGEFAKLKEDANITVNKLREVIERISNASANIARGSTEITVGNTDLSQRTEQQASSLEETASSMEEMITIVKQSEENASKASELANRSINIAREGNQSVQATSQAMAEISDSSTKIANIIGVIDEIAFQTNLLALNAAVEAARAGEQGRGFAVVAGEVRNLAQRSAGAAKEIKGLIQDSVSKVTEGSNLVETSGKTLQTIVLEIEHVGTMMEQLLTSAREQTTGIEQVNTAVGQMDQMTQQNAALVEQASATSEAMAEQAHLMDQMVAFFKR, encoded by the coding sequence ATGAAAACCTGGTTTATGAATCTTACGCTTGCGCAAAAATTAATTTCTGTGCTGCTTTTGGTTGGCCTTGTACCCATGATTTTAGTGTCTTTTATTGCTTCAACGGTTGCCACCCAGCAGCTCGAACAACAAGCGTTTGATCAATTAAAGTCAGTCCGAGAAATTAAATCTTCTGCCATCGAACGGTACTTCGAACAAGTGCATAGTCAAATAGTTATCATGGCTAAAACACCTATGGTGTCGAACGCCGCAGGCGCATTTTCGCGCTCGTTCAATCGAATCATTAATTCGGAAAACTATGGAGAAGAAGAACTTTCTGTATTTAAGCAAAATATATCGCAGTACTACGCGCAGGAATTCGCACAAAAATACAGCGCCGACAATGATGGTGCCGCCATAGACACCAATGCATTAATCGCCAACCTCTCGGACACAGCAATTGTTGCTCAAGCACGCTATATTACCGAAAACCCACACCCACTTGGTGAAAAACACCTATATGATGGCGCCACTGGCCGCAGTGTTTACCACCGAGTGCACCGAAAGTACCACGACAATTTCAGAAACTTTATTAAAGAATTTGGGTTCTACGATTTATTTATTGTAGACGCCGAGACAGGCAGTATTGTGTATTCCGTATTCAAAGAATTAGACTTTGGAACATCTCTTTTAGACGGTCCCTATGCTGCAACCAATTTTGGCGACAGCTTTCGCGAAGCCCTAGCATTACCCGAAGGCAAAAGCATACTGAAAGATTTTGCTTCGTACACGCCCTCCTACGAAGCCCCCGCCAGCTTTATCGCTACCCCCATTTACTACAACGATAAACTCACTTCAGTGCTCATTTTTCAAATGCCGCTTGAACCCATTAACACCATCATGGGCGAACGATCGGGCATGGGGAAATCCGGCGAGAGCTATCTCGTTGGGCAAGACTACTTAATGCGCTCAGACGCCTACCTCGATCTTAAAAACCGCTCCGTGGTGGCATCATTCCGACACCCAAAAGAAGGCTCTGTTCGTACCGAGGCCGTCGAAAGAGCCTTGCAGGGAGAATCTGCCGAGCGCATCATTCGTGATTACAACAACAACGCGGTTCTGTCCTCTTATAGCCGCATAGATTTCGGTGATTTCAGCTGGGTATCTATTGCCGAAATAGACGTAAGCGAAGCTTTTTTCGGTGTAACTGCACTTAAATGGACAATGGCCATAATCGCATTACTAGGGGCTGTGATCATTGCGGCTTTTGCGTTTTACATCAGTAAATTAGTAAGTTCTCCTATTCTTTTACTTGGAAAAACTATTCAGCGTGTCGAGCGAGAAGGCAATTTTCAGCTTGTGATAAAAAATGATTTTCAAGATGAAATTGGCGATACTAGCCGCGCCTTTAACTCGCTTCTGTCAAATTTATCCTCCTCCATTACAGGTACCAATATTGTTTTAGAAGAACTAGGCAAGGGCAATTATAGCGAATCGGTTGGCGAACATTATCCGGGCCAACTAGGCACTCTTACTCACGGCGTAAATGCCGCCACGCAACAGGTTAAAGTCGCTAACGACGAGCAATTAAAACAACAAAAAATTGCCAACGAAAATGCCGAATCGGCGGAGCACTCCGCTAAAAAAGCGGAAGCTCAAGCAACCGAAACTTTAATTATAAAACAAGCATTAGATGTATCAGCTACAGGCGTAATGATTGCCGATGCAGACTTCAACATTGTCTATATGAATAAGTCTGTTTCTGAACTTATGCTGGATGCCGAAGCGGATATAAAAACGGCAATATCCTCGTTTAACCCACACGCATTAATGGGCGCGAATATTGATATCTTTCACCAAAACCCCTCTCATCAGCGCAGCTTACTAGCAGGGTTAAAAGAAAACTTTAAAACCAACCTCTCTATAGGTGCATTAGATTTCAACCTTTCTGCAACCCCCATTAGAGATAACAACAACACATTCCTAGGCGCCGTTGTGGAATGGGAAAATATTACACAGGAGTTGTCTCGCCAAAAAGAAGAACGACGAATTGCCGACGAGAATGCCCGCATTCGCCAGGCACTGGATAGCTCTTCAACCAGCACAATGATTGCCGATGCAGACTACAATATTATTTACACTAACGGCTCGCTCACTGCCATGATGAAAAATGCTGAACCGGAGTTAAAAGCACATTTAGGGCGTTTTAATGCGAACAAACTTATGGGCGAAAATATGGATGTCTTTCATAAAGACCCGTCCCATCAACGCGCCATATTGTCTCGCCTCACAACAACCTACAGCAGTAACGTTCAAGCTGGAGAACGCTCCTTTTCCTTAACCGCCAACCCCATTAACAACCATAATGGCGAGCGCATAGGTACCGTTGTAGAGTGGCTCGATCGCACCAATGAAGTGGCCATTGAGCATGAAGTCAACGGCATTATTAATGCGGCGGCAGCTGGCGATTTTAGTAAAACTATTAGCATGGAAGGAAAAGTAGGATTTTTCCGTAATATTAGCGAAGGATTAAACCGAGTGATGATGACAACCAATGTCGCACTAGACGACATTATTCGTATTTTCTCATCACTTGCCAATGGCGACCTTTCACAAACGATCGATCGAAACTATGAAGGTGAGTTCGCTAAATTAAAAGAAGACGCCAATATCACCGTTAATAAACTCCGAGAGGTGATTGAGCGAATCTCTAATGCCTCGGCCAACATTGCACGCGGCTCTACCGAAATTACCGTTGGCAATACAGACCTCAGCCAACGGACAGAACAACAAGCCTCGTCGCTAGAAGAGACAGCCTCTAGCATGGAAGAGATGATAACCATCGTTAAACAAAGCGAGGAAAATGCCAGTAAAGCCAGCGAACTCGCCAACCGCTCCATCAATATCGCGCGAGAAGGCAACCAGTCTGTACAGGCAACGTCTCAAGCCATGGCCGAAATATCCGACTCCAGCACCAAAATCGCCAATATTATTGGTGTTATAGACGAAATTGCCTTTCAAACCAATTTACTCGCCCTCAACGCGGCCGTTGAAGCCGCCCGTGCAGGCGAACAAGGTCGAGGATTTGCCGTAGTTGCAGGAGAAGTTCGCAATCTCGCGCAGCGTTCTGCCGGTGCCGCAAAGGAAATTAAGGGATTAATTCAGGATTCGGTCAGCAAAGTTACAGAGGGCTCTAATCTTGTCGAAACTTCCGGTAAAACCCTGCAAACCATCGTGCTAGAAATTGAACACGTTGGCACAATGATGGAGCAACTACTTACCAGTGCTCGCGAACAAACCACCGGAATCGAGCAGGTTAATACCGCTGTGGGGCAAATGGATCAAATGACACAACAAAACGCAGCGCTCGTTGAACAAGCGTCTGCTACAAGCGAAGCCATGGCAGAACAAGCCCACCTAATGGATCAAATGGTCGCTTTTTTCAAACGCTAA
- a CDS encoding Gfo/Idh/MocA family protein has product MSQSTVRWGILSTAKIAREKLIPAIHASEHNTVVAVGSRSQEQAQAFASELDIEHAFGEYQQLLECPDIDIVYNPLPNHLHVPWTIKAIEAGKHVLCEKPIGLDVADTQKLLAVAQAHPNVKVMEAFMYRFHPQWARAKALLDEGRIGKINSIEAVFTYFNRDADNVRNKPGIGGGGLLDIGCYCISATRYLLGREPQRVMGSLSIDADFDVDCHAHGLLDYGDVRASIYCSTQSEPTQRVYVSGEKGSLFLDLPFYQPDNGMATITLSHDRNATVIETEACDHYVKQIDALAASIVNNIPVPTPLQDALCNMRVIDGVFASHEQGRWITL; this is encoded by the coding sequence ATGAGTCAATCAACGGTTCGGTGGGGTATTTTGAGTACGGCGAAAATTGCGCGAGAAAAGCTTATTCCGGCCATTCACGCGTCTGAGCACAATACGGTGGTTGCCGTAGGGTCCCGATCACAAGAGCAGGCGCAAGCATTTGCGTCTGAACTCGATATTGAGCACGCTTTTGGTGAATACCAACAGTTATTAGAGTGCCCAGATATTGATATTGTGTATAACCCTTTGCCTAACCATTTACATGTACCGTGGACCATTAAGGCCATTGAAGCGGGTAAACATGTACTGTGTGAGAAGCCCATTGGGTTGGACGTAGCCGATACGCAAAAATTGTTAGCCGTAGCGCAAGCGCATCCGAACGTAAAAGTGATGGAAGCGTTTATGTACCGGTTTCACCCGCAGTGGGCACGTGCAAAAGCGTTGTTGGATGAGGGCCGCATTGGCAAAATTAATAGTATTGAGGCGGTGTTTACGTACTTTAATCGGGACGCTGATAATGTGCGTAATAAGCCTGGTATTGGTGGCGGAGGCTTATTGGATATTGGCTGCTACTGTATATCGGCAACGCGCTATTTATTGGGCCGAGAACCGCAGCGTGTTATGGGAAGCTTGTCGATAGATGCTGACTTTGATGTGGATTGCCATGCTCACGGCTTACTGGATTACGGGGACGTGCGCGCGAGTATTTATTGTTCAACGCAAAGTGAGCCTACACAACGTGTTTATGTTTCGGGTGAAAAAGGTAGTTTGTTTTTAGATTTACCGTTTTATCAGCCGGATAACGGTATGGCGACAATCACGTTATCTCATGACCGCAATGCAACGGTCATTGAAACCGAAGCCTGTGACCATTACGTCAAACAAATTGATGCGTTGGCGGCCTCGATTGTGAACAATATACCCGTGCCCACGCCGTTACAGGACGCTTTATGCAATATGCGTGTTATTGATGGCGTATTTGCGAGCCACGAACAAGGCCGTTGGATAACGTTATAA
- a CDS encoding GFA family protein: MEGQCLCGQIHFTFEPNNNVAMNCHCSICRRSHGANYATQLFSKKSSLNIVKGKNLLKEFNSSTYGIRVFCGHCGSRLMNYAAEKSDYMSVALACITTAHTIKASAHVQVASKAPWVTPNEKIPSFNEFPEDIGQYF; encoded by the coding sequence ATGGAAGGACAATGCTTGTGCGGTCAAATACACTTTACCTTTGAACCTAATAATAACGTGGCGATGAATTGCCATTGTTCAATCTGCCGGCGATCACACGGCGCCAATTACGCGACGCAATTGTTTTCCAAAAAAAGTAGTTTGAATATCGTAAAAGGAAAGAACTTACTAAAAGAATTTAACTCTAGTACGTACGGTATACGCGTATTTTGTGGGCATTGCGGGTCGCGGCTGATGAACTATGCCGCAGAAAAAAGCGATTATATGAGTGTGGCTCTCGCTTGCATTACAACCGCGCATACTATTAAGGCAAGCGCACATGTTCAGGTTGCATCGAAAGCACCGTGGGTAACCCCCAACGAGAAGATTCCAAGCTTTAATGAATTCCCCGAAGATATCGGACAATATTTTTAA
- a CDS encoding peptidylprolyl isomerase, with amino-acid sequence MLKPSSFPMIGRWIAVCLSASSIMMSAAHATTVQFQTSLGDFEVNLYDNATPQTVANFLRYVNTGAYTDTMIHRSVATFVLQGGGLTFVEQGPPEYIATNDPVINEPVYSNRRGTIAMAKVASDPNSATSQWFINLSNNSANLDVTNGGFTVFGEVTGQGMSIVDAIVALPTFDLGSSFTHLPLMDYTQEQFEQYYLQSNDTEYQAVNEDNIVFVRNIMVLDASPDTASTLTPIENTLIDANDTPSDPPPTNTDNDSGGGSLYWANLLLLLSLPVIRRRTGK; translated from the coding sequence ATGCTTAAACCCTCCTCCTTCCCTATGATAGGACGCTGGATAGCTGTGTGCTTAAGCGCTAGCAGTATTATGATGTCTGCCGCCCACGCTACAACAGTACAGTTTCAAACATCTTTGGGTGATTTCGAAGTTAATTTGTATGACAACGCAACACCTCAAACCGTGGCCAATTTTTTACGTTACGTCAACACCGGTGCCTACACAGACACCATGATCCATCGTTCCGTGGCTACTTTTGTACTTCAAGGTGGAGGCTTAACATTTGTTGAGCAGGGGCCACCTGAATACATTGCCACCAACGATCCTGTTATAAATGAGCCCGTATACTCCAATAGGCGCGGTACCATTGCAATGGCAAAAGTAGCCAGCGACCCCAACAGTGCGACCAGCCAATGGTTTATTAACCTCAGTAACAACAGCGCCAACCTTGATGTAACGAACGGCGGCTTTACCGTCTTCGGTGAAGTCACGGGGCAAGGAATGTCGATTGTTGACGCCATAGTGGCATTACCTACGTTTGATCTAGGCTCTAGCTTCACGCATTTGCCTCTCATGGATTACACTCAGGAGCAGTTCGAGCAATATTACTTGCAAAGTAACGATACCGAGTACCAAGCGGTAAACGAAGATAATATTGTGTTTGTACGCAATATTATGGTGCTCGACGCCTCTCCCGACACGGCCAGTACGTTAACCCCTATTGAAAACACACTCATTGACGCAAACGACACGCCTTCTGACCCACCACCCACAAACACTGACAACGATAGTGGTGGCGGTAGCCTCTATTGGGCCAACTTACTCCTACTCCTTAGTTTACCGGTTATTCGCCGAAGAACAGGTAAATAG
- a CDS encoding sugar MFS transporter: protein MASIPSSNLSGSSLNNGPPNTQHSIVPLAILTILFFMWGFITVLNDILIPHLKAVFDLTHFQASAVQFAFFGAYGVVSYPAGSLIKHIGYKKGVVLGLLIAGIGCLLFYPAGTQRVYGLFLTALFVLAAGITVLQVAANPFVTRLGNPEGASLRLTFTQAFNSLGTTLGPIFGAVLIFSAATVDISALSAVELDAHRQHEAEAVQLPYLILAASLIGLAVVFALLKNLPVIVDAEADQGHTAKTAWQHRHLVLGALGIFLYVGAEVSIGSFIVDFLGDPNVANMPKRQAGSMISFYWGAAMVGRFVGVALMLKFPPQKLLSIAAASATVLLITASLSSGYIAVWSVLAIGLFNAIMFPVIFSLAINKLGPATSQGSGILCVAIVGGAIVPPLQGLLADSIGLQVSFLLPVLCYLYIGYYGLKGYRIAPSQP, encoded by the coding sequence ATGGCTTCAATACCCAGCTCCAACCTATCAGGCTCTTCACTCAATAACGGGCCACCCAACACTCAACACTCAATCGTACCTTTAGCTATCCTCACAATACTATTTTTTATGTGGGGCTTTATTACGGTTTTAAACGATATTCTAATACCGCATCTAAAAGCGGTATTTGACCTAACGCACTTCCAAGCCTCTGCCGTGCAATTTGCGTTCTTCGGTGCCTATGGTGTGGTCTCTTACCCAGCGGGCAGTTTAATAAAACATATCGGGTACAAAAAAGGTGTGGTATTAGGCTTGCTCATTGCCGGTATTGGCTGCTTACTGTTTTACCCTGCCGGTACTCAACGCGTTTATGGTTTATTTCTTACCGCTCTATTTGTGCTCGCCGCCGGTATTACGGTACTGCAAGTAGCCGCCAACCCCTTTGTTACACGGCTTGGCAACCCTGAAGGTGCATCGCTTCGCTTAACCTTCACACAAGCATTCAACTCACTCGGTACCACCCTAGGCCCTATCTTTGGCGCTGTGCTAATTTTTTCTGCCGCAACCGTTGATATTAGCGCGCTGTCCGCCGTTGAGCTGGATGCTCATCGCCAGCACGAAGCCGAGGCTGTGCAACTCCCCTACTTAATACTCGCTGCATCGCTTATAGGGCTCGCCGTTGTTTTCGCCTTATTGAAAAACCTGCCTGTTATCGTCGACGCCGAAGCCGATCAAGGCCACACCGCAAAAACCGCATGGCAGCACCGCCACCTCGTTTTAGGCGCTTTGGGCATATTTTTATACGTCGGTGCAGAAGTCTCGATAGGAAGTTTTATTGTCGACTTTCTCGGAGACCCTAATGTGGCCAATATGCCGAAGCGTCAAGCCGGCTCAATGATCTCGTTTTACTGGGGTGCCGCCATGGTAGGGCGCTTTGTGGGCGTAGCCTTAATGTTAAAGTTCCCGCCCCAAAAACTCTTAAGTATTGCAGCAGCCAGCGCTACCGTCTTGCTAATCACTGCGTCGCTTAGCAGTGGCTACATTGCCGTGTGGTCTGTGCTTGCTATTGGGCTGTTCAACGCCATCATGTTCCCTGTCATCTTTAGCCTCGCGATTAACAAGCTAGGCCCCGCAACCAGTCAGGGCTCGGGTATTTTGTGTGTTGCTATAGTAGGAGGCGCTATTGTGCCGCCCCTGCAAGGGCTTCTGGCTGACAGCATCGGATTACAAGTATCGTTTCTGTTGCCCGTGTTATGTTATCTCTACATAGGCTATTACGGGTTGAAGGGCTATCGAATAGCCCCATCGCAGCCGTAA